The proteins below come from a single Chiloscyllium punctatum isolate Juve2018m chromosome 18, sChiPun1.3, whole genome shotgun sequence genomic window:
- the LOC140489123 gene encoding ferritin, higher subunit-like yields MKLLSFVEDESSYFDRDDVALRHFAEFFKEQSHEEREHAEKLMAFQNKRGGRVLLQDVKKPEQDEWGNGLEAMQRALQMEKDVNQSLLDLHKLSSGHTDPHTLSYSFNFFKTEAKNLAATTQEEDLLGKLGFGSMWGVKSVENSC; encoded by the exons ATGAAGCTGTTGTCTTTTGTTGAAGATGAA TCCTCTTACTTTGACCGGGATGATGTTGCCCTGCGTCACTTTGCTGAGTTCTTCAAGGAGCAGTCCCATGAGGAACGGGAACATGCTGAGAAACTGATGGCATTCCAGAATAAACGTGGAGGCCgagtcctcctgcaggatgtcaaG AAGCCAGAGCAGGATGAGTGGGGCAATGGTCTGGAGGCAATGCAGAGAGCTCTACAGATGGAGAAGGATGTGAACCAGAGTCTGCTGGATCTACACAAACTCTCCTCTGGCCACACAGACCCTCAT ACTCTGAGCTATTCTTTCAACTTTTTTAAAACTGAAGCCAAAAACCTGGCTGCTACAACTCAGGAAGAAGACCTGCTGGGAAAACTTGGGTTTGGCAGTATGTGGGGCGTGAAATCAGTTGAGAACAGTTGCTAG
- the LOC140489015 gene encoding ferritin heavy chain, oocyte isoform-like, whose amino-acid sequence MASQVCQNYHKDCEDAINKQINLELYSSYVYLSMSSYFDRDDVALRHFAEFFKEQSHEEREHAEKLMEFQNKRGGRVLLQDVKKPEQDEWGNGLEAMQRALQMEKDVNQSLLDLHKLSSGHTDPHLCDFLEMHYLDEQVKMIKKLGDHITNLKRLGAPENGLGEYLFDRLTLS is encoded by the exons ATGGCCTCCCAAGTGTGTCAGAACTACCACAAGGACTGTGAGGATGCTATTAACAAGCAGATTAACCTGGAGCTCTATTCCTCCTATGTTTATCTCTCCATG TCCTCTTACTTTGACCGGGATGATGTTGCCCTGCGTCACTTTGCTGAGTTCTTCAAGGAGCAGTCCCATGAGGAACGGGAACACGCTGAGAAACTGATGGAATTCCAGAATAAACGTGGAGGCCgagtcctcctgcaggatgtcaaG AAGCCAGAGCAGGATGAGTGGGGCAATGGTCTGGAGGCAATGCAGAGAGCTCTGCAGATGGAGAAGGATGTGAACCAGAGTCTGCTGGATCTGCACAAACTCTCCTctggccacactgaccctcat CTGTGTGACTTCCTGGAGATGCACTACTTGGATGAGCAAGTGAAGATGATCAAGAAGCTGGGAGatcacatcaccaacctgaagagactgggagcccctgagaatggcctgggagagtacctgtttgacaggctcACCCTGAGCTGA
- the LOC140489124 gene encoding ferritin heavy chain A-like: MASQVCQNYHKDCEDAVNKQINLELYSSYVYLSMSSYFDRDDVALRHFAEFFKEQSHEEREPAEKLMAFQNKRGGRVLLQDVKKPEQDEWGNGLEAMQRALQMEKDVNQSLLDLHKLSSGHTDPHANLCLLFHLCDFLERHYLDEQVKMIKKLGDHITNLKRLGAPENGLGEYLFDRLTLS, from the exons ATGGCCTCCCAAGTGTGTCAGAACTACCACAAGGACTGTGAAGATGCTGTTAACAAGCAGATCAACCTGGAGCTCTATTCCTCCTATGTTTACCTCTCCATG TCCTCTTACTTTGACCGGGATGATGTTGCCCTGCGTCACTTTGCTGAGTTCTTCAAGGAGCAGTCCCACGAGGAACGGGAACCCGCTGAGAAACTGATGGCATTCCAGAATAAACGTGGAGGCCgagtcctcctgcaggatgtcaaG aagccagagcaggatgagtggggcaatggtctggaggcaatgcagagagctctgcagatggagaaggatgtgaaccagagtctgctggatctgcacaaactctcctctggccacactgaccctcat GCTAATCTTTGTCTCCTCTTCCATCTGTGTGACTTCCTGGAGAGGCACTACTTGGATGAGCAAGTGAAGATGATCAAGAAGCTGGGAGatcacatcaccaacctgaagagactgggagcccctgagaatggcctgggagagtacctgtttgacaggctcACCCTGAGCTGA